In the genome of Phlebotomus papatasi isolate M1 chromosome 2, Ppap_2.1, whole genome shotgun sequence, one region contains:
- the LOC129801692 gene encoding proton-coupled amino acid transporter-like protein pathetic isoform X1, translated as MVNEYAGPPPQELETFLPQEGTNGTVKYKITPRKDIENGAIKDEYNPFKERNLEHPTTDGETLTHLLKASLGTGILAMPVAFMYAGLAMGIFATILTAVVCTHCSYILVKCAHTLYRRTRQPQMNFAEVAEVAFANGPKWGRGFAKMAKWTILNSLFITYFGTCSVYSVIVATNFQQVFSHWLGLEINLRVMIVLLLIPLILLAWVPNLKYLAPVSMVANVFMAIGLGITMYYLVTGIPEKAIENRDLVAPIYTIPAFFSITIFAMEAIGVVMPLENQMKTPENLVGICGVLNRGMSGVTLVYMLVGFMGYLRYGADTEGSITLNLPTHEIPAQIVKVLIALAVFCTFGLQFYVCLEIGWDAIKANFPNRPTLANYTMRTIMVMSAVLLAVAVPTISPFIGLIGAFCFSVLGLLCPVFIEMVTYWDEGFGPCNWIIWKNVVVCAFGVMALIFGSRSAILEIIKLYTDDPESPLMTAVNATAI; from the exons ATGGTTAAT GAATATGCTGGGCCTCCGCCACAGGAGCTGGAAACATTTTTGCCGCAGGAAGGAACAAATGGAACAGTAAA ATATAAAATAACACCAAGGAAAGACATTGAAAATGGTGCCATCAAAGATGAATACAATCCCTTCAAGGAGAGAAATCTTGAACATCCGACAAC GGATGGTGAGACATTGACCCACCTGCTCAAGGCTTCGCTAGGAACGGGAATTCTGGCTATGCCTGTGGCTTTTATGTATGCTGGTCTGGCGATGGGTATCTTCGCCACTATCTTGACTGCTGTTGTCTGCACACACTGTAGCTATATTCTGGTAAAGTGCGCTCACACACTCTATAGGCGGACACGGCAGCCTCAGATGAATTTTGCCGAAGTAGCTGAAGTGGCCTTTGCCAATGGACCCAAATGGGGCCGTGGATTTGCCAAGATGGCTAAATGGACAATTCTCAATAGTCTGTTTATCACGTACTTTGGCACCTGCTCAGTGTACTCAGTGATTGTGGCCACAAATTTCCAGCAAGTATTTAGTCACTGGCTGGGTCTGGAAATCAATCTCCGTGTGATGATTGTTCTTCTCCTGATACCTTTAATCTTACTAGCATGGGTGCCCAATCTCAAGTACTTAGCTCCTGTGTCGATGGTGGCCAATGTTTTCATGGCTATTGGTCTGGGTATCACAATGTACTACTTGGTCACGGGAATTCCCGAGAAGGCCATTGAGAATCGAGATCTTGTGGCACCCATATACACCATTCCCGCCTTTTTCTCCATAACCATCTTTGCGATGGAGGCCATTGGTGTGGTGATGCCACTAGAGAATCAAATGAAGACACCAGAAAATCTCGTGGGAATCTGTGGAGTACTCAACAGAGGCATGAGTGGAGTCACATTAGTATACATGCTGGTGGGATTCATGGGATATCTGCGATATGGCGCTGATACTGAAGGAAGCATAACACTTAATCTGCCCACTCATGAAat tCCCGCCCAAATTGTAAAAGTGTTAATTGCATTAGCTGTCTTTTGCACTTTTGGATTGCAATTCTACGTGTGCCTGGAGATTGGTTGGGATGCTATCAAGGCTAATTTCCCCAATCGGCCTACTCTAGCCAATTACACAATGCGAACTATTATGGTGATGTCTGCTGTGCTTCTGGCTGTAGCTGTTCCCACTATCTCACCCTTCATCGGCCTTATTGGAGCGTTTTGCTTCTCCGTGCTGGGCTTGCTGTGCCCCGTCTTCATTGAGATGGTGACTTACTGGGATGAGGGTTTTGGACCATGCAACTGGATCATCTGGAAGAATGTGGTAGTGTGCGCTTTTGGCGTGATGGCGCTCATCTTTGGCTCTCGAAGCGCCATCCTGGAAATCATCAAGCTCTACACGGACGATCCGGAGTCACCTCTTATGACTGCCGTTAATGCCACAGCTATTTAG
- the LOC129801692 gene encoding proton-coupled amino acid transporter-like protein pathetic isoform X2, whose protein sequence is MTTLYPSVSLEMRYKITPRKDIENGAIKDEYNPFKERNLEHPTTDGETLTHLLKASLGTGILAMPVAFMYAGLAMGIFATILTAVVCTHCSYILVKCAHTLYRRTRQPQMNFAEVAEVAFANGPKWGRGFAKMAKWTILNSLFITYFGTCSVYSVIVATNFQQVFSHWLGLEINLRVMIVLLLIPLILLAWVPNLKYLAPVSMVANVFMAIGLGITMYYLVTGIPEKAIENRDLVAPIYTIPAFFSITIFAMEAIGVVMPLENQMKTPENLVGICGVLNRGMSGVTLVYMLVGFMGYLRYGADTEGSITLNLPTHEIPAQIVKVLIALAVFCTFGLQFYVCLEIGWDAIKANFPNRPTLANYTMRTIMVMSAVLLAVAVPTISPFIGLIGAFCFSVLGLLCPVFIEMVTYWDEGFGPCNWIIWKNVVVCAFGVMALIFGSRSAILEIIKLYTDDPESPLMTAVNATAI, encoded by the exons ATGACTACTCTTTATCCTTCTGTTTCATTGGAAATGag ATATAAAATAACACCAAGGAAAGACATTGAAAATGGTGCCATCAAAGATGAATACAATCCCTTCAAGGAGAGAAATCTTGAACATCCGACAAC GGATGGTGAGACATTGACCCACCTGCTCAAGGCTTCGCTAGGAACGGGAATTCTGGCTATGCCTGTGGCTTTTATGTATGCTGGTCTGGCGATGGGTATCTTCGCCACTATCTTGACTGCTGTTGTCTGCACACACTGTAGCTATATTCTGGTAAAGTGCGCTCACACACTCTATAGGCGGACACGGCAGCCTCAGATGAATTTTGCCGAAGTAGCTGAAGTGGCCTTTGCCAATGGACCCAAATGGGGCCGTGGATTTGCCAAGATGGCTAAATGGACAATTCTCAATAGTCTGTTTATCACGTACTTTGGCACCTGCTCAGTGTACTCAGTGATTGTGGCCACAAATTTCCAGCAAGTATTTAGTCACTGGCTGGGTCTGGAAATCAATCTCCGTGTGATGATTGTTCTTCTCCTGATACCTTTAATCTTACTAGCATGGGTGCCCAATCTCAAGTACTTAGCTCCTGTGTCGATGGTGGCCAATGTTTTCATGGCTATTGGTCTGGGTATCACAATGTACTACTTGGTCACGGGAATTCCCGAGAAGGCCATTGAGAATCGAGATCTTGTGGCACCCATATACACCATTCCCGCCTTTTTCTCCATAACCATCTTTGCGATGGAGGCCATTGGTGTGGTGATGCCACTAGAGAATCAAATGAAGACACCAGAAAATCTCGTGGGAATCTGTGGAGTACTCAACAGAGGCATGAGTGGAGTCACATTAGTATACATGCTGGTGGGATTCATGGGATATCTGCGATATGGCGCTGATACTGAAGGAAGCATAACACTTAATCTGCCCACTCATGAAat tCCCGCCCAAATTGTAAAAGTGTTAATTGCATTAGCTGTCTTTTGCACTTTTGGATTGCAATTCTACGTGTGCCTGGAGATTGGTTGGGATGCTATCAAGGCTAATTTCCCCAATCGGCCTACTCTAGCCAATTACACAATGCGAACTATTATGGTGATGTCTGCTGTGCTTCTGGCTGTAGCTGTTCCCACTATCTCACCCTTCATCGGCCTTATTGGAGCGTTTTGCTTCTCCGTGCTGGGCTTGCTGTGCCCCGTCTTCATTGAGATGGTGACTTACTGGGATGAGGGTTTTGGACCATGCAACTGGATCATCTGGAAGAATGTGGTAGTGTGCGCTTTTGGCGTGATGGCGCTCATCTTTGGCTCTCGAAGCGCCATCCTGGAAATCATCAAGCTCTACACGGACGATCCGGAGTCACCTCTTATGACTGCCGTTAATGCCACAGCTATTTAG